Part of the Motacilla alba alba isolate MOTALB_02 chromosome Z, Motacilla_alba_V1.0_pri, whole genome shotgun sequence genome, AAACGCGGGCAGCCCGACGGCGTCAGGGACGTAACGGGTCAGCGACACGGGCATCCCCCGCACGCCACCCAGGCCGGCGCTGAAGCGTAGCGGCCGCCACTCCCTACGTGTGGCTATAGCGACACCGCCTTTCCGAACAGGCACTCGGGGCCCGGAGGCGGCGCCCGCCCGCCGGGCACGGCGGACGCGTGTTGCCAGCCCCACGTGTCCCCCCCCACTTAGCCCCGCCGGTCGCCGGTCCCCGCTCACCGCCGCGCTCCCCGCTCCGTCCAGCCGCGCTCCCCGCTCCGTCCAGCCGCGCCCCGGACTGCAcggcctgccctgctccctcccgccagccccgcgccgcgtcccgccccgccccgccgcgcaAGGACACGCTGGCGCCGCCATCGCCCGATCGCGCGGCCAATGGCGAGCGCGCGGCACGCCCCGCCCGCGCGCGTCACCCGCCGAGCGGCCGCGGCAACAGCCCGGCGAGCGCCGGGCGGCCCCACGCGCCATCAGGAGCGGCGAACACGCCATCGCGCCATGGGCCGCCCGCCAATGGGGCgccgcgctccccgccccgcgccccctgATTGGGTGGCTTGGGGTGCGCCGCAGCCACCTCCCGGGCCCGCCCCGGGCGGCGCTCAGGgcgcgccccgccgccgccccgctcgggctggggccggggccaGCTCCCCTGAGCGCCTGTGATATCGCTCGGTGATACCGCGCTTTGCCGAGGCATTAAAAGCGTGGACATTCGCAGCTCCTGCTTGTGGGAAGCAGGGGTGCCCATGACCCCCTGGGGAAGCGGTGGGAGGAAGGCAAAGTAATATATTTGTGGCTTTCGGCCAGAGAGGAAGTTGAGTTTCTGGTTCATGAAGCATAGGAAGCTCTGAGAGACCCACCAGGACGTGTTCGTGTGTAATCTGTGCTAGGTGACCTTTAGATGGTTTCCAGAGGTCCctttgttataaataagaagcttgactaggccaatattcaagcagcaatcaatttattaattaatgtggtaaagtatgagcaaaacagtgctgggtacagtgggggaagttttccctccaactgcacaacGATGGTTGGGGcatacagatatttataggggtgcacataagcttttctcagcagtttctattcccgatttttacgtcacaattctatacgctattgtgagttagtttttctcaggatgtactccagaaaggagtattcacagatggtggggtccgacttcaaaataaaaaagaggtcttccagctggtgtgGTCCAGACTTCAGATatgggcccaccttttaattgcaaggACTATAAATCTcgtaacagtgatgtccagcttcccttggtcaaaACTATCtatccttgggttgatgttcatcttcctttctcaagctgctttttactgtttcactaaggtgttgagataagcatatttcctttatatagattctaaacttatattttgaaagctccttactacaagcaatattctaaaattatacttcaaaaggttattattgtaaagctgtttaatgcttagctatgtgcagaaagttcctgtcaaatagcaacatccttaaagctttaattcagatgctataaaagttaattgcaaacaaaggataagttcaaaggccttcttccatgctttactccctcagttatttttttggaattcatcctttaattgtcccatgatcagtttccatacatatcacaatcacaagcacacacgctgcctgtatgtacctgacacgaaatacagctttgtatctcacactGGTGCTGTGGAAAAAGTGTGAGGTGGTTTGGCGGGGGTCTGGTTTGTGCAGCCCTCGGAGTTCCCAGGGGGACCTCTCCGTCTCGTCTGGGGACAAGGGGGACTTGGGGTTTCTGTACGATATGGGGCCttcccccccccgccccgggaTGGTATGCTGGGAGACGGATCCATCTCGGGAGTGGCAGCTCCCGGCCAGCCGGTCCCGAGTCCAGGGGGCGGAGCGCCGCGGGCCTCTGGGGGCTCGGGGAGTCAGCCGGGCGTCCCCACCCcgtcctgccctgcacaggctgcggggcggggggggggtaCCGCTCTCCCTTTGCGCCTTCCCGGCGCTTGGGAGCCTCTGGGCCAGCCTCCACCTCTGCTTGAGTCTGGTTCGGTGACAACTTTTTGTCCCAAATGCGGCGTTTCCACGAAGTTCCCCCTGAGCGCGGCAGGGGCAGGCTCACCCGCCTCCAGGTCAGGCTCGTCGGCGGGAGAGGGGGAGCTGGCCCTGCGCAGCCGTGCGGGCACGCGCAGTCGGTGGAAGCAGCTGGGGGCGGGGCATCGGTCAGTGCTCCGGCAGGCCCCGCTCCGCCgggcgggcagcctgccccgctCCACTCGGCAGGGGCGGTGCCCGCTGGAGCGTCTCGCGTCCCGGGTCAGACgctcctcagggctgtgccGGATTCCCTTGTGCCGCCCCGCAATGACGTGGCTCGGCGGGCCGTGCCTCTCTCGGCGCCGCGCCCCTCCCCTGTGTCGGGAGAGGGGAGCCCCGTGCCAGTCTCGTTCCGGTCCGCATAGGGCTTGCGAGCCGTTCCGGAACCTGCGTCCGCCGCGGCGCCCTCTGCCGGGGCTGCCGCGCGACAGGGCGCTGAAGTGTTTACCTTTCGCGCGACTGCTGACACGGCCGGCGGGAGGCCGGTGGCTTCTCGTAGCCGTGGCCCCTCCTTATCACCTTTGTGGATGCTCCCCTCATTCCCGGTGAACGTGCGTCCGAAGGAACCCGGGCATTTCTGGTGGGAAGCGAAAGCTAAATCAGACGAGATGTGTTGTTGTAGTGTGCTTTCAATTTAATTTGTATTGTTCAGCCCCATTTTGTTGTTTGAAACTAGGTGGTTCAGTCCTGGTTTCCCCCTTCCCAGTTAGTTCCTTCCCTGTCTGGGAGCGTTGCCAATTACTTGTCTCCACCCCTGTTTCCCCGGTGATAAGTTTAAGTTGAtacattttcccctcctcctgggCCCTGTCCTTCACCCAAAACCCCACCCTTTCTTCCAGAAGATTCTCCTTTCCCCGAAGGGTGATTGGACAGGGACTCAGAGTCCCTCCCCATCTTGCTTACCATTGGTTGCTTGTCATGTCGGTCAATAGCAATTCCCCTCCTTAGTTTTTCCTCATTGGTTAATGTAATGTATCCATGTGTGTGTGCCACCCCCTTTATATACCCTTGCATTTCGTTTCTCTTTGTCTTCCCCCTGTGGACTCCCCTAGAGACAAATAAAGGCTCTGGACTGCACCACTTGGAGAAGACCCTCTTTTCCTTAATACTTCGTCTCTTTCGCCGCCCCCAACCGCTGATCCTTCCTGACGAAGGCGCTACCTGGACGTCCCAGACGCATCTGGGTAGTGCACCCCGCTGCTAGCTGCTGAAGTGCCTATGGCTAGCCAGTGCCGCCTCCTCCCCCGCGCCTGAGGGGGAGTAGAGGGGTTTTTGGGACAGCAGCGCGGCAATGTGTGAGCCTGCCTCTTTGCGGCGTCCGGGGGATCGCAGAGGGggctcctctggctctgctgatGCCGCAGGGCGCTCAGGGGCAAGTGGTGTTGAGCTGGTTCCCAGTCAGGCATCTGCTCTTGTCCCTGTGGGGCCCACGGGACAGGACACggcaggtgctgcagctttGCCAGGGGGTCCTTAGGCTTTCCCTAAGGGGTGTTACTCATAACGCCCATCAACCTATTTCATATAAACTGGAGAAGGAAGTCTGTGATGCGGATCAGCAGGTGTGGATGTCTGCACCGCAGCAACAGTTATTTTAGAATCTTATCAAATACCCAAGGTTCCCCTGGATGCCTTTGGTCCCTTGGGTGGGTGCCGCGCTGCTGTCCTAAAATCCTCTACTCCCCCAGCCGTGGGGAGGAGGCGGCAACAGCTAGCCGGAGGCACTTCAGCAGCTAGCAGCGGGGGGCACTACCCAGATGCGTCTGGGACGTCCGGGCAGCGCCTTCGTCAGGAAGGATCAGCGGTTGGGGGCGGCGAAAGAGACGAAGTATTAAGGAAAAGAGGGTCTTCTCCAAGTGGTGCAGTCCAGAGCCTTTATTTGTCTCTAGGGGAGTCCACAGGGGGAAGACAAAGAGAAACGAAATGCAAGGGTATATAAAGGgggtggcacacacacacacacggatACATTACATTAACCAATGAGGGGAAACCAAGGAGGGGAATTGTGGATAATTGACACGATAAACAATCAATGGCAAGCAAGATGGGGAGGGACTCTGAGTCCCTGTCCAATCATACTTCGGGGAAGGGAGAATCTTCTGGAAGAAGGAGAGGGGTTTTGGGTGAAGGACAGGGcccaggaggaggggaaaatgtaTCAACTTAAACTTATCACCGAGGAAACAGGGGTGGAGACAAGTAATTGGCAACGCTCCCAGACAGGGAAGGGACCAACTGGGAAGGGGGAAACCAGGACTGAACCATTGAACACTGAATAACAAAATGGGGCTGAACAATATAAATGGGAATTGAAAGCACACTACAACAGGTGGAGGCATGACTGCTCTCCTGATGGGGAGGTCTAGTGCCACCCTTCAGTGCATCATGGTGCACCTGGGGCTCATTGATGCAGATTTCACAGGGCAGATTTGTGCCATGGTCTCCACACCACCCCCCCCAATCATGATCCCGAAAGGGACATGAATTGCTCAACTTGTGCCTTTTAAGTTCTCTGTTCACAGGATGGCTGACCAGTCGCGTGGTGCGGGTGGCTTTGGATCCACTGGGCCGCCTCAAGTTCATTGGACCGCTGTCCTGACCAAAGACCGTCCCAAGATGCTGGGTaccctgtccatccctgctgcaATGCCATTGGAGATCCGCCTCCGCAGGCTTCTTGACAGCAGTGCTGACGTCACAGTTGTCTCCCTTGCTGCCTGGCCGCCGGAGTGGCCCCTGAATCTGGTGGAGATGCCTGTTGTGGGACTGGGAAGGACAGCACAGTACTACGTGATCCAGCGGCCCGTGCTGGTTGCGAACCCGGAGGGACAGACGGCCTGGATTAGGCCTCATGTTACTTCTACTCCTGCTAACCTCTGGAGGAGGGATGTTCTGTCCGCCTGGGAGGTGCGCATCAGGACGGGTTTTTGATGGGGGCCACTGCAATGAAGGGCACAGAGTGTCCTATGCCTCCTGTACTGTGGCTGGTGGACAAGCCTCTCTGAGTGAACCCTCAGTGGCCCCTCCCTCAAGATAAATTGGTCACCCTTCAGAATCTGGTGCAGGAGCAGTTGGACCAGGGTCATCTGGAGCCTTCTACCAGTCCCTGGAACACTCCTGTCTTCTGCATCAAAAAGAAGTCTGGGAAATGGAGGTTGTTGCAAGACCTCCGAAAGGCCAATGCTGTGATGGAAAGCATGAGAACATTGCAGGCGGGCATGCCATCATGTACCATGCTTCCCACAGACTGGCCGGTCCTCATTGTGGATCTGAAGGAATGCTTCTTTACGATTCCGTTGCATCCTGACGACAGGCTGAAATTTGCCTTCTTGGTGCCAGCAATTAACAACGCTGAGCCCACACAGAGATATCAATGGAGGACTCTTCCCCAGGGCATGCGGAATTCCCCAGCCATATGCCAATGGTATGTGGCCCGTGCCTTGTCTGGAGTTTGCGAGCAGTTTCCTGATACCCGTCTGTATCATTATATAGACAACATTTTGGTGGCTGCGTCCACCCAGGATGAGCTGCTGAGGATATAGCCTCAGTTGCTCGATGCCTTGGATGCTCATAGACTGCAGGTGGCTCCAGAAAAGGTTCAGCAACAACTGCCTTGGAAGTATTTGGGGGTCAGAATTCTGGAACGGACATCCGTCACCAGGAGGTGCAATTTGTGCATTCAGTGAAGACACTGAATGATGCTCAGAAATTGGTAGGTATCATCACTTGGTTACGTCCGTATTTGGGACTGACCGACACGCAGCTGTCTCCACTGTATGATTTGTTGAAAGGAGACTCTGATCTAAAGTCGCCTTGCACATTGACACCTGAGGCACATAAGGTGCTGGAGGTGGTTCAGCAGGTTGTTTTGGCTTGCCAAGTTCATCGCATTGATCCCTCTGTTGATGTCAATGTCACTGTGTTCATCACCACTCCAGATTCGCATCCCACAGGCATCATTGGCCAATGGAGTGACAAGTGGTCCAATTCCTTGCACATCTTGGAGTGGGTTTTCCTGCCCCATCAGCCGCAGAAGACGGCAACTGCATTGTTTGAGCTGATGGCTCGCTTGATAATCAAATACCGGCAACAGTGTTTGCAGTTGATGGGTGTGGATCCCGCAGAGGTCATACTCCCGGTGCAACGGGAGGATTTTGactggagctttgcaaacagtgtgtccctgcagagtgCTCTGGAAAACTTTTCAGGGCAGATCACTTATCATCTGCCCAGGCATAGGCTGCTGCATATGGCAAAGTTCACACAAATCTCTTTGTGGCCCCAAAATAGTCAAGAATCTGTGCAAGGGCCCACCATCTTCACTGATGGTTCCAGGAAGACCAGAAAGGCCATTGTTACTTGGAGGGATGGATCTGAATGGCAGGTTCTGGAAGGTCATGAAGATGGGTCAGCCCAATTGGTTGAATTGAGGGCTGCTGTCATGGCATTTGAGAAATTTTCCCAGGAACCTGTCCACTTGGTCACGGATTCTGCCTATGTGGCCAACATTGCGCAGCGGTTGGGTCATTTGGTTTTGAAGGAGGTCAGTAATCCTGCCTTGTTTCATTTACTGAAGACCTTGTGGTGTGCCATTCAGGCCTGGGTTCATCTGTTCTATGTTCTGCATGTGAGGAGTCACACCTCTTCGACAGGCTTTGTAGTGGAAGGTAATGTGAGGGCTGATAAGCTGGCTAACCCAGCGTGGGTAGCACCTCAGCCTGATACACTCACGCAGGCCAAGGCATTACATGGGTTTTTCCACCAAAACACACATACCCTGCAGAAGCAGTTTCAGCTGACGCCAACTGAGGCTTGTGACATTGTTGAGTCATGTGACAACTGCCACGTGCTTGCTTTGCCTTTGCCTGCAGGGCGTTAACCCCAGAGGCCTTAGCGCCTTGGAGCTTTGGGAGACCAATTGCTGAGTTTGGCCAGTTAAAGTATGTGCATGTCACTGTGGACACGTTCTCCTCAGCGATGTGGGCTTCTTCTCACACTGGGGAGAAGGCCCGCGACATCCTTGCCCAGTGGAGGCAGGCCTTTGCTGTTCAGGGCATACCTTCTACTGTGAAAACTGACAATGGTCCTGCTTATGAATCGCAGAAGGTACAGCAGTTCCTGCAGTTGTGTGGTGTCTCGCACAAGTTTGGTATACCTCATTCTCCGACTGGTCAAGCTATTGTGTAACACGCTCATGGTACTCTGAAGCGGgttcttcaaaaacaaaaacgGGGAATGCAGGGTGAAACCCCGCACATTTGGTTGGCAAAAGCTTTGTGCACAATCAGTCATCTCACTGTGCCGCAGAACTCAAATAATCCTGTCATTTAGAATCATCATCTCTCGTTGCAGGCTGCGGACGAGGCACATCAGCCTCGAGCGAAGGTTTGGGTGCGGAATTTAGTCACCAAACTGTGGGAAGGTCCCTATGAACTTATCACTTCGGGGCACAGGTATGCTTGTGTATCCACAGATACTGGGGTACTTATGAAGTGTGTTTGTCCTGACCTGCGACTGCAGAGACAGAATCCAGCCGATGGGCAAAATGGAAACCATGACCAACCTGAAAGTCATCAAGCGGGTGAATCATTGAGTGATGACACAGATGCAGATGATGCAAGCGATCACTCCGATGATTCCGCCGCAAATGGACACTGAACATTGttcatgttttctcttttcacattgttcattttctttcttctttttaaacagaaaagggtgagatgtcaccctgatttttaagattttctaagccttctgatgtttacattcttagaacgaactttctcacacactttctgtaaataactcattgttttgAATTcctttatggaggaggagaaatttgatggactgttggtttgtccagtgtcattggcGAGGTGGCAttgtcaccctccaatccaccGTcgcttttggaaaactataaatttTGGAGTCAAAAATAAACGTCCCCTTTTTTAttcaccttgagaacagcagGGTGTGTGGCATTCATTTCGTGTCCTATAGAGacaatacaattaaaaaaattagtgttcacagagaaagagaaggaggtAGGAGGTGgcaagaggaaggaggaaaacaaagcatacccaaaaccagtgttttctcaaatccaggatttttttgtttggacaGAGTGGGGTGTAGAGTAGCCTTCTTTTGAGAATTAGGACTGAGAGGTTAGAGCTAGAAGGGCTGTTCAGTGAGAagtcccttccttctccctgaTCTCTACTGGGGttgttctttaatttttatatggATATCTTGACACATCCACTCTTCCTTCAACTCACATCACAGCCAGTACACCTGGTTAGACTCAATCTCCCTCTCAGTCCAGTCTATTACACAATACTGCATAActttgttttcactcttggTGTTGAGGTCACATCTCCACTGGGTTAGTTTACTTCCTGGAGGGCTGTTTATGGGTATACCTGTTGATAGCTCTTCACTTCCTTCTCCCCTTGGGGATTCCCTACTTGCTCCTAGTCCCATCTTCAGCAGCCAACTACAGGCCCTCCCAACAAGGTCTGCCTTCCCAATAGGCCCTCCCAACAAGGCCCGCCTTCCCAATCAgctagaaggaaaaagaaagaaaaataaaagaagaaaaaagagtgagagaaaggaaaggaaaaaaaaaaagcaccttaCCTtattcctggaaaacaaaaataaacaacctgCCTGCAATCCAGGGACCCCCGCAGCATCATGTCAGTTCCACCGCTCCTCttgctgccacagctctgtgccctggtGCCTTTAGGtgcagtgcagggcagctgccAAAAGCCACACATGTGGTCTCATAATTGCATGGCTTTATGCCGGCAGATACCACAGGGAAGCCAGCATGGTCCAGTGCCCTGGTGCTTTCTGGCAcagtgcagggcagctgctgaaaGCCACCCAGGTGGTCCCACACTCACATGGCTTTATGCCAGCAGATACTGCAGGGAAACTGCCATGGTTTCTGAGACCTCCTACACAACCAATCTAGCCCCTGACCTTCAGCAGCACCACATGCAAACTGCCTTCAGCACCGCTGCTGCCTCAGTTGGGTTAGCCAAGTGCCGTGAGTTACTGTGCTGGGTTCCTGCTCGCCACTACCCATGTGGGCTCCTGCCTGCAGTTTCCAAGACTCCCCCCACACAACTGAGCTAGCCCCTGACCCTCAGCAGTGCGAGCTGCATTCAGCACCCCTGCCACCCCCGTTGAGTTAGCAAATACTGGGAGTTACTATGCCGGGTTCCCACTGCCCACTGCCCACTACCCACGTCAACCCCACGCAACTGGGTCAACCCTGCCGGGTGCTACCATGGTCAGCACCTCCCAGTCTCTGCAGCACTTAGTGGCAGTTTCTTGCCACCTGTGGCCCCTCACTACCTCTGGTCCCTGCCACCTGGCGGTTCCTGCCACTGCCTGTGCTTTTTCTACCCCTCTTTTTTTTGCATCCCACTGTCCACAGTTCTCCCACTTCTCTCTTACTCTGCATCCtgcccacagcttctctgcccTCTTTCACTCACGTCCTGCTTTTTGCAGCTCCCCGCTTTCCTCTTACTTTGTGTCCCACCCTTTATCAGCCCAACCATCCAGTATCCTTAAGCTCCAATGGACCAGGTATGGGTCCTGTGCACTACCACCTGGAGCTGGGGTTAATGCAGCTGGATTATAGGTTATTAATCTGGCCAAAACATTATGAGGATGGTACTCACCTTCCCcctcttcttttttgttgttcagTCTTTAGTTGTCCCTGGGGTGCTGACCTGACAATCACAGGTGACCCAAAGAGAAGTTGATCGAGTCACTGAATTCGACAGGGCACATGCCTCCCCTTCAAAATCTTCTAGGGCCACAGAAACAAGGTGTTTATCTTTAACTGAGCCCCCATTTGTGAGAAATGACTCTCACTTTCAAAATTTCAAAGGTTTATTAAACTTTAACAAAATACAAGAAATGACAATAAGGAGAAAGAACAGCACTGGGAGCATAGAACTAAACCACCATGTGCTCAATCACAAAATAGCTGCTCCACCTTTTACACTCTGGTGTTGCATCAGGTAACCCTAACCTCTCCCAAAGTCCATCAGTCAACTCTTCTTTGCTGTTCACTGGTGGAGACTGCTTTCTTGCAAtttgattggaggtcaggtgttgtCATGCCGCATCTCTTAGCAACAAGCCTGCCCTCCTACCAAATGCCTCGACTACCAAGGGCATCCAGTGGCAACAATAcaagagggagggaaaagaggacTATGGGGACAGCATATCACAATAACATAACTATACATcaataaaacttctcttaacatatatataatattaatcCCTTAATTGTGAGAGCCAACCATTGCATTACCACCTCCAGTGATTTGGAATTCTAGGCTGACTTTCCAAGTACTCCCTACTTTTCAGCTACAATCTATATGAAAGGACTGTGGGACTACATTGTAACCTATGTGTACTTAGGTCCTATTGTTTCACATAGAAATGCATTCAGGGAAGTTGTGGAGGTACAGGATTCTGTGGGAAGCTTTCTCCCTGTCAGTCTTGTATAGCGTAGTTATCAAAAGCCAGTGCATTGTTTTTTGCATGGCctggttttggtagcagggggaTGGCttacaggggtggcttctgtaagaagctgctagaagcttcttccatgtccagcagagccaatccctggtGGCTCCAAAGATGAATGCACCACCAACCAAGGCTGGGGCAATTAGAAATGCTGATAAaacctctgtgataacatattaaagaagaaatggaaacaaaagatGTGGTACTGTAATTTAAGCCAGAGAAGAGTGGAGGAACAACATGTGAGAAGAACAATTGcacagacaccaaggtcagtggagaacGAAGGGGAGGAGGTCTGCCTGGCACCAGAACTCACATATACTTGCAGCCTGTGGTGAGGACCATGGTGAAACAgctgtccccctgcagcccatggaaatcCACAGGGATAATCCACAGAGATCTACCCACAGCCCATAGAGGAGCCCCTGCAAGTGGATGCCTAAGAGGAGGCTATGACCCTGTGGGAGACCTGTGGAGAGAGGGGTGTCTCTGCAGTAGCCTGTCCTTTAAGGACTGTACCCTGTGGAAGAATGACCCACATGTAGCAGCAGTTCACAGAGAGCTGTTGTTTGTGAGATTGACTCACATTGGAGATGTCAGTGGAGAACCCCATGAAGCCAtgggtgatgaactgaccataaaCTCCTATTCCCTGTCTCCTTGCACTGCT contains:
- the LOC119696108 gene encoding uncharacterized protein LOC119696108 isoform X2, whose amino-acid sequence is MRGASTKVIRRGHGYEKPPASRRPCQQSRERGGARRRERHGPPSHVIAGRHKGIRHSPEERLTRDARRSSGHRPCRVERGRLPARRSGACRSTDRCPAPSCFHRLRVPARLRRASSPSPADEPDLEAGEPAPAALRGNFVETPHLGQKVVTEPDSSRGGGWPRGSQAPGRRKGRAVPPPRPAACAGQDGVGTPG
- the LOC119696108 gene encoding uncharacterized protein LOC119696108 isoform X1 → MQGYIKGVAHTHGYITLTNEEKLRRGIAIDRHDKQPMLSLPTRNARVPSDARSPGMRGASTKVIRRGHGYEKPPASRRPCQQSRERGGARRRERHGPPSHVIAGRHKGIRHSPEERLTRDARRSSGHRPCRVERGRLPARRSGACRSTDRCPAPSCFHRLRVPARLRRASSPSPADEPDLEAGEPAPAALRGNFVETPHLGQKVVTEPDSSRGGGWPRGSQAPGRRKGRAVPPPRPAACAGQDGVGTPG